A region from the Deltaproteobacteria bacterium genome encodes:
- a CDS encoding riboflavin synthase, whose translation MFTGIIQGQGRIVRIAPLAGEVQLTVAADFDWDDPLAIGESLAVSGPCLTVIEAQGRSFTAHVSAETISRTTLRELKVGQAVNLERSLKLSDRLGGHLVTGHVDSVGRILNRREQARSLILTIGLDKELQAHVIEKGSVAVDGISLTVNEALPASFSVNIIPHTAQVTTLDSKKAGDLVNLETDLIGKYVARFLSYQSPKVKLNLEFLAEHGFV comes from the coding sequence ATGTTTACGGGAATCATCCAGGGTCAGGGCCGCATCGTTAGGATCGCTCCGTTAGCCGGGGAAGTACAGCTCACCGTTGCGGCTGACTTCGACTGGGATGACCCCCTGGCCATCGGGGAGAGTCTTGCGGTTTCCGGCCCATGCCTGACCGTGATCGAGGCTCAGGGGCGCTCTTTTACTGCACACGTCTCGGCTGAGACCATTTCCCGGACCACCTTGAGGGAACTCAAGGTCGGCCAGGCGGTCAACCTCGAACGATCCCTGAAGCTTTCAGACCGGCTTGGCGGCCATCTGGTCACCGGCCATGTGGACAGTGTCGGCAGAATTCTCAACCGGCGCGAGCAGGCTCGATCCCTGATCTTGACCATCGGACTGGACAAAGAACTACAAGCCCATGTCATTGAAAAAGGCTCGGTGGCCGTTGATGGAATCAGTTTGACCGTCAACGAGGCGCTGCCTGCGTCCTTTAGTGTAAATATAATTCCTCATACGGCCCAGGTCACGACGCTGGATTCCAAAAAGGCGGGGGATCTTGTAAATCTTGAAACCGACCTTATTGGTAAGTATGTGGCCCGCTTTCTGAGTTACCAAAGCCCGAAAGTCAAACTCAACCTGGAGTTTCTGGCCGAGCATGGCTTTGTTTAG
- a CDS encoding bifunctional 3,4-dihydroxy-2-butanone-4-phosphate synthase/GTP cyclohydrolase II, with the protein MPLATIDEAIEDIRQGKIVILVDDEERENEGDLTMAAEKVTPEAINFMARYGRGLICLSLSPEKIEALDLRMMVPHNTSRFETAFTVSIEARRGVTTGISAADRATTILTAVDEDAKPDDLVQPGHIFPLRAREGGVLVRTGQTEGSVDLARLAGLKPAGVICEVMNDDGTMARLPDLEIFSKEHGVKIVSIADLVAFRMKNEQLVHRIALAKLPTKFGDFTAIAYVNDVDNYEHIALVKGDINPEEPTLVRVHSECLTGDALGSLRCDCGDQLQQALRTIESEGRGVLLYLHQEGRGIGLMNKFKAYELQDQGKDTVEANEALGFPADRRDYGIGAQILADLGVRQMRLMTNNPKKMVGLEGYGLSVAERVPIEIPPTPENIRYMRTKCYKMGHRLTLID; encoded by the coding sequence ATGCCTCTTGCCACGATAGATGAAGCTATTGAAGATATTCGCCAAGGGAAGATAGTCATCCTGGTGGATGATGAAGAGCGGGAAAACGAAGGCGACCTGACCATGGCCGCGGAGAAGGTTACGCCGGAGGCCATTAATTTTATGGCCCGGTACGGCCGGGGCCTGATCTGTCTCTCTCTGAGCCCTGAAAAAATCGAGGCCCTGGATTTGCGCATGATGGTTCCGCATAACACCTCGCGCTTTGAGACCGCCTTCACCGTTTCCATCGAGGCTCGGCGCGGGGTCACGACCGGTATCTCCGCGGCAGACCGGGCCACCACCATACTGACCGCGGTTGATGAGGACGCCAAGCCGGATGATCTGGTCCAGCCGGGCCATATATTCCCCTTAAGGGCCAGGGAAGGCGGCGTCCTGGTGCGCACGGGCCAGACCGAAGGTTCGGTGGATCTGGCGCGCCTGGCCGGTCTCAAGCCTGCCGGTGTAATTTGCGAGGTCATGAATGACGACGGCACCATGGCGCGGCTGCCTGATCTCGAAATTTTTTCAAAAGAACACGGTGTCAAGATTGTAAGCATCGCCGACCTCGTGGCCTTTCGCATGAAAAATGAGCAGCTGGTTCATCGTATCGCCCTGGCAAAGCTGCCCACCAAGTTCGGGGATTTCACTGCCATCGCCTATGTCAATGATGTGGATAATTACGAGCATATCGCTCTGGTCAAGGGCGACATTAACCCGGAGGAACCGACCCTGGTCCGGGTCCATTCGGAATGCCTCACCGGCGACGCCCTCGGATCATTGAGATGCGACTGCGGCGATCAGCTGCAGCAGGCCTTGAGGACGATCGAAAGTGAAGGCCGAGGCGTCCTGCTTTACCTGCATCAGGAAGGCCGAGGGATCGGCCTTATGAATAAGTTCAAGGCTTATGAACTCCAGGATCAAGGCAAGGATACGGTTGAAGCCAATGAGGCCCTCGGTTTTCCGGCGGATCGCCGGGACTATGGCATTGGCGCTCAGATATTAGCCGACCTGGGTGTGCGCCAGATGAGGCTCATGACCAACAACCCCAAGAAGATGGTTGGCCTGGAGGGATACGGCCTTTCGGTGGCGGAAAGGGTGCCCATAGAGATTCCGCCCACCCCGGAGAATATTCGCTATATGCGCACCAAATGCTACAAGATGGGTCACCGGCTGACACTGATTGATTAG
- a CDS encoding 6,7-dimethyl-8-ribityllumazine synthase, producing MPTFYEGHLNATGLKFGITVARFNDFITERLLSGALDALKRSGASDDDISVVRVPGSFEIPLGAKKMALSGSFDAVICLGAVIRGATPHFEYVAAEVTKGIAASSLETGVPIAYGIITTDTIEQAIERAGTKSGNKGWQAAVSAIEMVNLLKEFSS from the coding sequence ATGCCCACATTCTATGAAGGTCATCTCAATGCTACCGGCCTCAAGTTCGGCATCACGGTTGCTCGTTTCAACGATTTTATTACGGAAAGGCTTTTATCCGGAGCCCTGGACGCCTTGAAACGCTCCGGCGCGTCGGATGACGATATCAGCGTCGTGCGTGTGCCCGGATCGTTTGAGATTCCTCTGGGTGCCAAGAAGATGGCTCTGAGCGGCTCCTTTGACGCCGTCATCTGCCTGGGAGCGGTCATCAGGGGAGCAACCCCTCACTTCGAGTATGTCGCCGCCGAAGTAACCAAAGGTATTGCGGCTTCGAGCCTGGAAACCGGCGTCCCTATTGCTTACGGCATCATCACCACGGATACGATCGAGCAGGCCATTGAACGGGCCGGAACCAAGTCCGGGAACAAGGGCTGGCAGGCTGCTGTTTCAGCCATCGAAATGGTCAACCTTTTGAAAGAATTTTCTTCCTAA
- the nusB gene encoding transcription antitermination factor NusB produces MGARRKAREISLQVLFQLETGDKGLTLQEVFTLFCHNFDAPRESRAYAWELVSGVKEHLAELDARLKSASEHWRLDRMSHVDRNILRQALYEMLFLNDIPAKVSLNEAIDLGKKYGTDDSGAFINGVLDRIHKQILAQTGPGITGENEANSK; encoded by the coding sequence ATTGGAGCTCGACGCAAAGCACGGGAAATCTCGCTGCAGGTTCTTTTTCAGCTTGAGACCGGGGACAAGGGCCTGACGCTGCAAGAAGTCTTTACCCTTTTCTGCCATAATTTCGATGCGCCCCGTGAATCGCGCGCTTATGCCTGGGAACTGGTTTCCGGGGTTAAGGAACATCTGGCCGAACTGGACGCCCGACTCAAAAGCGCCTCCGAGCACTGGCGTCTGGATCGGATGTCTCATGTGGATCGTAATATCCTGCGCCAGGCCCTTTATGAAATGCTTTTCTTAAACGACATTCCAGCCAAGGTCAGCCTGAACGAGGCCATAGACCTGGGGAAAAAGTATGGCACCGATGACTCCGGGGCCTTCATCAACGGTGTCCTGGACAGAATCCACAAGCAGATTCTGGCGCAAACAGGCCCGGGTATAACCGGCGAGAACGAGGCAAATTCGAAGTGA
- the holA gene encoding DNA polymerase III subunit delta translates to MDRTALEKDLNSGSLKPVYLLYGQEAFLKERYAARLAESVDERLKEFNIETLLAEENQAGDVVERAQTMPFMAPPRVLVVRGVDRYPAEELSILKEYLSDPNESTCLVLVADKPDFRLGLFKALQRQKLAVSFDPPRGRSLVAWVQETGADRGYKVGLSAARTLIELVGTDLMNLNQELEKVCLYAGPEAEVGEEDVRAAARISHTASIFDLGDAVGEQNRAGALSALKDLLLQEHHLMILAMIARHFRLLLKARQLLNQKASQAEAQRALGLQAWVTRKYLSQARNLNLAQLKKGLSRVLEADLALKTTGTPERLILERLVFDLASLRPSRRTGI, encoded by the coding sequence ATGGACCGGACCGCCCTGGAAAAAGACCTGAACTCCGGCAGCCTGAAGCCGGTCTATCTTCTTTACGGCCAGGAAGCCTTTCTCAAGGAGCGTTACGCGGCGCGTCTGGCCGAGTCGGTGGACGAGCGCCTGAAGGAATTCAATATCGAAACCCTTCTGGCTGAAGAAAACCAGGCCGGCGATGTCGTGGAGCGAGCTCAAACCATGCCATTTATGGCCCCACCCCGCGTGCTCGTGGTCCGGGGGGTGGATAGATACCCGGCTGAAGAGCTGTCCATCCTGAAGGAGTACCTGTCCGATCCCAATGAAAGCACCTGCCTGGTCCTGGTGGCTGACAAGCCGGATTTCCGGCTCGGGCTCTTCAAGGCTCTTCAGAGGCAGAAATTGGCCGTGAGCTTCGATCCGCCTCGCGGCCGGAGTCTGGTGGCCTGGGTTCAGGAAACCGGGGCCGACCGGGGTTACAAAGTCGGCCTCAGTGCGGCCCGCACCTTGATCGAACTGGTTGGCACAGACCTGATGAACCTGAACCAGGAACTGGAAAAGGTCTGTCTTTACGCCGGACCTGAAGCAGAAGTGGGAGAGGAAGATGTCAGGGCCGCGGCCAGAATCTCGCACACAGCCAGCATATTCGACCTGGGAGACGCAGTGGGCGAGCAGAACCGGGCTGGCGCTCTGTCCGCCTTAAAAGACCTGCTCCTTCAGGAGCATCATCTTATGATCCTGGCCATGATCGCCAGGCATTTCCGGCTGCTCCTCAAGGCCAGGCAGCTCCTTAACCAGAAGGCTAGCCAGGCCGAAGCCCAGCGCGCCCTGGGTCTCCAGGCCTGGGTGACCCGGAAGTACTTGAGTCAGGCCCGGAACCTTAACCTGGCCCAGCTAAAAAAGGGCCTGTCCCGTGTGCTCGAGGCTGACCTGGCCCTGAAAACAACCGGAACCCCGGAGCGCCTGATTCTGGAAAGACTTGTTTTTGATTTGGCTTCGCTCAGGCCGAGCCGCCGGACTGGGATTTAG
- the rpsT gene encoding 30S ribosomal protein S20, with the protein MPTHKSAEKRARQNKKARLRNKTYRTRVKTLTKEVEKSIEQGSPEQTQELLKKAVQAMDKARSHGPLHRKTASRKISRLSRQVAKSQSGGSA; encoded by the coding sequence TTGCCAACTCATAAATCAGCTGAAAAAAGGGCCCGTCAGAACAAGAAGGCCCGCCTGAGAAATAAAACGTACCGGACCCGGGTTAAAACTCTAACCAAAGAGGTCGAAAAATCCATTGAACAAGGTTCGCCCGAACAAACCCAGGAGCTCCTGAAAAAGGCCGTTCAAGCCATGGACAAGGCCAGAAGCCATGGACCCCTGCATCGCAAAACCGCGTCCCGTAAAATCTCCCGCCTCTCACGTCAGGTCGCTAAATCCCAGTCCGGCGGCTCGGCCTGA
- the murJ gene encoding murein biosynthesis integral membrane protein MurJ: MEEKEKVTRAAWVVSSATLLSRVFGFVRDMVVAYFFGTGLFADAFFVAFRIPNLLRRLVAEGALTVSFIPIFTEYLTTRSRDEAFALARATLTFLSIGLVVLSILGVVLAPWIVRIFAPGFTAVPDKFALTVLLTRILFPYIFFIGLVALAMGLLNALGRFAAPALAPVLLNLSMIASILLLKDYFDPPILALAVGVLIGGLLQVLLQLPYLIKEGSLLGFSFNFGHPGLRQIGLLMAPAAFGAAVYQFSVFISTLLASFLPEGSISALYYADRLVQFPLGIFAIALGSAVLPSMSRQAASEDMAGLRDTLSYALRLVFFISLPAMIGLIVLAEPIIRLLFQRGHFDAAATRITANALVAYAIGLWAFSGVQILVRAFYSLKDTRTPVKIAIISLLVNIVLAILLMRPLKHVGLALATSLASMLNLTLLTLILRQRLGRIESRVIVNSLLKILPAALLMGLVIFLVRRYYYPEAASTLHLGLLVAGEVVLGAAIYLVLAAWWRSPELKYIWSLFRPKARL; the protein is encoded by the coding sequence ATGGAAGAAAAGGAAAAAGTCACGCGCGCGGCCTGGGTGGTCAGTTCGGCCACGCTCCTCTCAAGGGTGTTCGGTTTTGTCCGGGACATGGTCGTGGCCTACTTTTTTGGAACCGGGCTTTTTGCAGACGCCTTTTTCGTGGCCTTCCGCATCCCCAATCTCCTGCGCCGCCTGGTGGCTGAAGGCGCGCTGACAGTCTCCTTTATTCCTATTTTCACGGAGTACCTGACGACCAGGTCCCGGGATGAGGCCTTTGCCTTGGCCCGGGCGACCCTGACCTTCCTGTCTATTGGCCTGGTGGTGCTGAGTATCTTGGGGGTGGTGCTGGCGCCCTGGATCGTGCGCATCTTTGCCCCGGGGTTCACCGCGGTTCCGGACAAGTTTGCCTTGACCGTGCTTTTGACCCGTATTCTTTTTCCCTATATCTTTTTCATCGGGCTGGTGGCCCTGGCCATGGGTCTTCTCAATGCCCTGGGCCGGTTCGCCGCCCCGGCCCTGGCCCCGGTGCTGCTCAATCTGAGCATGATCGCCTCGATTCTGCTTTTAAAAGATTATTTTGATCCTCCCATTCTGGCCCTGGCGGTCGGGGTTCTCATCGGCGGTCTGCTCCAGGTTCTGCTGCAACTGCCTTACCTGATTAAGGAGGGTTCTCTTTTAGGTTTTTCCTTTAACTTTGGACATCCAGGCTTAAGGCAGATCGGCCTGCTCATGGCGCCGGCGGCCTTTGGAGCCGCGGTCTATCAGTTTTCCGTTTTTATCAGCACGCTCCTGGCTTCCTTTTTGCCTGAGGGCTCTATCTCGGCCCTGTACTATGCCGACCGCCTGGTGCAGTTTCCCCTGGGCATCTTTGCCATTGCCTTGGGGTCGGCCGTGCTGCCTTCCATGTCCCGCCAGGCAGCCTCGGAAGATATGGCCGGTCTGAGAGACACCCTGTCTTATGCCTTGCGCCTGGTCTTTTTCATCAGCCTGCCTGCCATGATCGGGCTTATTGTCCTGGCCGAACCCATCATCCGCCTTCTTTTTCAGCGCGGCCATTTTGACGCCGCGGCCACCCGGATTACGGCCAACGCCCTGGTGGCTTACGCCATCGGCCTGTGGGCCTTCTCCGGGGTGCAGATTCTGGTGCGCGCTTTTTATTCTCTCAAGGACACCAGGACCCCGGTCAAGATCGCCATCATCTCGCTTCTGGTCAACATAGTTTTAGCCATCCTGCTTATGAGACCCCTCAAGCACGTCGGCCTGGCCCTGGCGACCTCGCTCGCGTCCATGCTCAACCTGACCCTGCTGACCCTTATTCTGCGTCAAAGATTAGGCCGCATTGAAAGCCGGGTGATCGTGAACTCGCTGCTTAAGATTTTACCGGCCGCGCTCCTCATGGGCCTGGTGATTTTTTTGGTGCGCCGGTATTATTACCCGGAAGCGGCATCAACCTTGCACTTGGGCCTGCTGGTGGCGGGTGAGGTGGTTTTAGGCGCAGCCATCTATCTTGTCCTGGCCGC